AATTAATTACTAGTGAAATGTGATGTTTTGCTTtaatcatcattttctttcttttttctttctctccagagCTGCATGGAAAGAGGACCAAAGACCTCTAAAAAGCGATTTGGAAATATCGCTAAATATTTGTTATCATATATAAGCTGCTAAAGAGAAGTTGGGCCCAACAAAACTAATTGAATAATTGAGGCAGGTTTGTGTGTGTCATCAACATCAAATTCTATCCAGAAGTTGAAGAATCTGAATTTAATGATTGTGTGCATTTAATAAGAGGATGACCTTTCAGTTTAATTTCACAATAGAAGACCATCTGGAAAATGAATTAACACCCCTTGGAGATGGAGCTTGGACCTTGGATTCCTCAAAAGAGCTGTCAGTCTCAGAAAgtcaaaaaggagaagagagggacAGAAAGTGTTCTGCAGAACAGTTTGGTGTGTCTCAGGATCAGTTGTGGGAACGTAAGTCTATGGAAAATGCAGCTCCCTCTCAAGACACAGACAGTCCACTCAGTGAAGCCAACAGTTCAAGTAACTTGGAGCCGCATGAAAAACAGACCTGCTTCAGAGCTGCCAAAGAGCATGCTATGCCTAAAGATTTAAAGAAGATGTTAGAAAATAAAGTCATAGAAACATTACCAGGTCTCCAGCATGCTAACTTAGCAGTAGTGAAAACCATCTTGTTGAAAGAGAACTTCCCTGGAGAAAACATAGTTTCAAAAAGCTTTTCTTCTCACTCTGATCTGATTACAGGTGTTTATGAAGGAGGCTTAAAAATCTGGGAGTGTACCTTTGAcctcctggcttatttcacaaaTGCCAAAGTGAAATTTGCTGGGAAAAAAGTCTTGGATCTTGGTTGTGGATCAGGCTTACTGGGTATGACTGCATTCAAGAGAGGGGCCAAAGAAGTTCACTTTCAAGATTATAACAGTATGGTGATTGATGAAGTAACCTTACCTAATGTAGTAGCTAACTCCATTttggaagatgaagaaaatgatgtAAATGAACCAGATGTGAAAAGATGCAGGACATCAAAAGTAATACAAGAACCATATCAATGCCGGTTTTTTTCTGGTGAGTGGTCTGAGTTTTGTAAACTTGTACTAAGCAGTGAAAACCTTTTTGTAAAATATGATCTCATTCTCACCTCAGAAACCATATACAACCCAGATTATTACAGTAATTTGCACCAGACTTTCCTTGGACTGTTAAGTAAAAATGGACGTGTACTTTTGGCCAGCAAAGCACATTATTTTGGTGTAGGTGGAGGTGTTCATCTCTTTCAAAAGTTTGTAGAAGAAAGAGATGTTTTTGAGACTAGAATACTCAAAATAATTGATGAAGGATTGAAGAGGTTCATAATTGAAATGACTTTTAAGTCCCCCAGTTAATGTCCACTGAGtatccaaaatgaaataaacagaagGACCAAAAATTTTTTGGTGTGTTTGATTtctgttttgctattttttttttctgaaatattgatgttgtttatttcaaatcaaaagtgaactatGTTAGCAATCTTGTACATACTAGTTGAAACTGAGAAAGTATGCTTGTGCATTTGATGAGATCTGGGAAATCATTTTGTAggaaaattcagtatttttacCACCTTTGACATTACATGAAATTGTTCCCAGGAAATCCTGCTATTTCTTATCTCAAGTTTGTGAATTTCTTCCCAATATTCCTTAGTTCCTTGTTTACATGAAATGTCTGGTCAGATCCTATGCTGTTAATACATATCACTAAATATTAGGTTGAAGGCCTTAGGTAAATAGGAagaagtttttgtttcattttgtttttatatttatttaccttGTATAGTAAGGACCAGAATGGTGAGAATTTAACTAAATTCACATGGAGATGAGGAAACAAAAGGAATCTGTGATAGAGTATAAAACCGACACAGAGAACTTGTACTACTTGAGGTTTACCCCTTATAACAGAGTAAGGGGCCTTATGGTCTTGGTGGGAGGAAATAGAATAAGAAAGGAGAATTCCAGATTTGGGGGAGTGTAGACTTCTCACCAGTTGTTAAATaataggaaagaaaggagaaagtgtTTTATTGATTCAAATGCAAAACTTTTCACATTTTATCACATTGGGAATTGGGATCTGCCTTGCTCTTTTTAACAGCAGTATAAttgatagcattttttttctctcttagaaGTAGCTAAAATAATTGAACATCATGTATTCAATTAAATGTGACATTTACTCGACATCTACAGTTAACTAGATTCCATTCACTTTGTATAGCATCTTGCATAATATAACCGTATGAGGTGTATGTCTCCCCCATTTTAGTAGCAATCATAATAGCTAACAGCATTTAGTATGTACTATATACAGGGCAGAAGAGCTTTACATATgttaacattaaatatttataactaCCCTATACAACTCCAAAAAGTTGATTGATTTGCTCTCAACCACATTTCTAACCTTGAACTAAAATCTGAAGACTTAAAAAGCTTTACACTCTTTCATCACCCAGTGGTCTCAATTCTATCAATGCCCATTTTCATCACAAATATTTCTTAGCACCCGCTAATTATGCTAGAATGAGTCATAGTTAAACATTATATACAATATTAAACATATATCCCtagtttatatataattatatatgtgacATTCACAACTATAAGATGGAGAAAGTAATttataatcaaataatttatatCTCATCAGATACATGCACAGATGTGGCTACACAGAGGACATGCAGTAGCCAGATGCTTGTACCTAGAACAGGGGTCCCTGAAGCCTGGGCCgtggaccagtaccagtctgtggcctgttagaaactggctgcacagcaggaggcgaGTGGTAGGCAAGTGAGttttactgcctgagctctgtctcctgtcagatcagcactggcattagattctcacaggagtgcaaaccctattgtgaactgcacatatgagggatctaggttgtgcactccttgtgagaatctaatacctgatgatctgaggtgaaatggtttcatcctgaaaccaagcCCTTCatgaaaaaattatcttccacgaaactggtccctggtgccaaaagggTTGGGGACCACTACTGAAAATGGTCCACAGCTACAATTCCAGACCTACATACTAGGTAAGGTAGAACAAATTGGCCTTGACAGCTGGATTGGGGAATTGAGGTACAAATCATTGGATAGAGGCTTATAACACaataatcaggtttttttttttttagatggagtttcgctcttattacccaggctggagtgcaatggcgcgatctcggctcaccgcaacctccgcctcctgggttcaagcaattctcctacctcagcctcccgagtagctgggactacaggctgcgccaccatgcccagctaagtttttgtatttttagtagagacggggtttcatcatgttgaccaggatggtctcgatctcttgacctcgtgatccacccgcctcggcctcccaaagtgctgggattacaggcttgagccactgtgcccggccaataatCAGTTTTGAATGATTTTGAGACAAATAGGTATCTCTCAATTCTCCGAGATGAATTAGACTTTTAATGAGGTGTCATGCAGTAGGCCCATTAAGAAGCAGCACAGACACAGCCTCTGACCAGGGGCTCAGGACATAATTTCAGTTCCTAGGGAGAGGGTCCAACAAGTGCAGAAAGGGTCAAAACAGAAGCCCAGTCATGGGAGTTAGACAATTCGGGGCACGAAAGATAAATTTGGGGTTATCAAACAGCCCAAAGGAAACACACCTATCCAAGACAGCTGGCAGCAAAAGGGACTTGAGACACAAATTATGGCTATAAATCCAGAAAAGGATACATAGCTTTCTCATGTAACAGTGTAATTTAATCACATAAGGGGTATGATACCTTGGgttaaaattcagtttctctctctgtgaAACAAAGTTTATAATACTATGTCCCTACCAGAGTTCTTTGAAGCTGAAGAGTTAAGCATTTATCATGATTCCTATCATGGTTCCTAGGTATAagtggaaattattatttttaatagttcttACCATGTAGTCACCCTGTTTTCTGAACCAGACAGGAAGTCCTCACTTTTGTTAAAAATGGCGTTGGTgttgtgctcacttcggcagcacatacactaaaaacGGCGTTTGTGCCTTTACAGTATGCAAATCTCAGTTCAGAACTTGAAGAAACCACTAAGTTCTAAACTTTGCTCTGCCCACCATTAATCTCCACTCCTTCCCATTCCATTCACTTCCCCACTGCCTACCTCCACATTCCTAAATTGTCTCTTTTGGAAAAAGACTTATTATCTTTGAGTagactggggaggaggaggaagaataggGGTGATCTTACTGTCTCAGAGGTGgcagaagtagaagaaaatcCGCATATTGAGTATAACTGACTATGCGATTCAAATCCATGTCGTTCAAGGGtcagttgtatatattttaagccTTTACAATGTACTCAGTCTCATGAAACCCCAACAACCTTGGTTGTGCTGCTTCTGGACTGTGTGGTTCACAGTGCAAAGAGAATTTAGCCTCATGATATGGGGAATGGTGGGGTAAGTCAAACAAAATCTGTTTTTAGCCACACTTACGCTTTCAACTCTTCTTAGTCATCCTGTGGCTTAGTACTACAAACATCCACAGACTTACAACTGATAAGATATAGGAAAATGGgcaaaaagaaatcaacatttaaaaagaaaactatgtaaCATACATCACATGTACAAAGGGGGCTATAAGATACGGGTTTTTCTTCTCACGATAGATTTCGTGCTCACAACAGCCGTTCCACTGAGAACATCCAGCATA
The DNA window shown above is from Callithrix jacchus isolate 240 chromosome 18, calJac240_pri, whole genome shotgun sequence and carries:
- the METTL18 gene encoding histidine protein methyltransferase 1 homolog isoform X1, with the protein product MTFQFNFTIEDHLENELTPLGDGAWTLDSSKELSVSESQKGEERDRKCSAEQFGVSQDQLWERKSMENAAPSQDTDSPLSEANSSSNLEPHEKQTCFRAAKEHAMPKDLKKMLENKVIETLPGLQHANLAVVKTILLKENFPGENIVSKSFSSHSDLITGVYEGGLKIWECTFDLLAYFTNAKVKFAGKKVLDLGCGSGLLGMTAFKRGAKEVHFQDYNSMVIDEVTLPNVVANSILEDEENDVNEPDVKRCRTSKVIQEPYQCRFFSGEWSEFCKLVLSSENLFVKYDLILTSETIYNPDYYSNLHQTFLGLLSKNGRVLLASKAHYFGVGGGVHLFQKFVEERDVFETRILKIIDEGLKRFIIEMTFKSPS
- the METTL18 gene encoding histidine protein methyltransferase 1 homolog isoform X2, which codes for MTFQFNFTIEDHLENELTPLGDGAWTLDSSKELSVSESQKGEERDRKCSAEQFGVSQDQLWERKSMENAAPSQDTDSPLSEANSSSNLEPHEKQTCFRAAKEHAMPKDLKKMLENKVIETLPGLQHANLAVVKTILLKENFPGENIVSKSFSSHSDLITGVYEGGLKIWECTFDLLAYFTNAKVKFAGKKVLDLGCGSGLLGMTAFKRGAKEVHFQDYNSMVIDEVTLPNVVANSILEDEENDVNEPDVKRCRTSKVIQEPYQCRFFSDGVSLLLPRLECNGAISAHRNLRLLGSSNSPTSASRVAGTTGCATMPS